The proteins below are encoded in one region of Malaclemys terrapin pileata isolate rMalTer1 chromosome 20, rMalTer1.hap1, whole genome shotgun sequence:
- the LOC128826788 gene encoding ADP-ribosylation factor 6-like, producing MGKMLSKIFGNKEMRILMLGLDAAGKTTILYKLKLGQSVTTIPTVGFNVETVTYKNVKFNVWDVGGQDKIRPLWRHYYTGTQGLIFVVDCADRDRIDEGRQELHRIINDREMRDAIILIFANKQDLPDAMKPHEIQEKLGLTRIRDRNWYVQPSCATSGEGLCEGLMWLTSNYKS from the coding sequence ATGGGGAAAATGCTGTCCAAGATCTTCGGCAATAAGGAGATGCGGATTCTGATGCTAGGACTGGACGCGGCCGGGAAGACCACCATCCTTTACAAGCTGAAGCTGGGCCAGTCGGTCACCACCATCCCCACCGTGGGCTTCAACGTAGAGACGGTGACCTACAAGAACGTCAAGTTCAACGTCTGGGACGTGGGGGGCCAGGACAAGATCCGGCCCCTCTGGAGACACTACTACACGGGTACCCAAGGGCTCATCTTCGTGGTGGACTGCGCCGATCGTGACCGGATCGACGAAGGCCGGCAGGAGCTGCACCGCATCATTAACGACCGGGAGATGCGAGACGCCATCATCCTCATCTTCGCCAACAAGCAGGATCTACCCGACGCCATGAAGCCCCACGAAATCCAGGAGAAACTGGGACTGACGCGCATTAGGGACAGGAATTGGTATGTCCAGCCCTCGTGCGCGACGTCCGGGGAAGGACTCTGCGAAGGTCTGATGTGGCTGACATCCAATTACAAATCCTAA